The proteins below come from a single Parcubacteria group bacterium genomic window:
- a CDS encoding virulence RhuM family protein, with protein MKKAIQNQIIIYNTADGETKIEVRMKDETVWLSQKQMAELFDCSVDNISLHLKNIFKEAELGESSVTEEYSTTASDGKNYLVKNYNLDVIISVGYRVKSSRGTQFRIWATQKLREYIVKGFVIDDERLKGTGGGDYWKELLDRIRDIRSSEKALYRQVLDLYATSIDYDPHGSESIAFFKVVQNKLHYATNQYTAAETIAERADAKKDFMGLTTFAGVLPILSEVTVAKNYLTEDELFRLNRMVSAFFDLAEIKAREKQKMRMVDWVAELDKFVKNYGKGVLQNAGKVSNEQATEKAIKEYRKFQAKTLSPVEKAYLENIKLLDKKVKKKIKNL; from the coding sequence ATGAAAAAAGCAATCCAAAACCAAATAATTATCTATAACACCGCAGACGGCGAGACTAAGATTGAGGTGCGGATGAAAGACGAGACCGTTTGGCTTTCGCAAAAGCAAATGGCGGAGCTTTTTGATTGCAGTGTCGATAATATTAGCTTGCACCTAAAAAATATCTTCAAAGAGGCTGAGCTAGGGGAAAGTTCAGTTACCGAGGAATACTCGACAACTGCTTCTGATGGCAAAAATTACCTTGTAAAAAACTATAATCTTGATGTAATTATTTCCGTTGGCTATCGCGTGAAATCATCACGCGGTACACAATTCCGCATTTGGGCGACGCAAAAATTAAGAGAGTATATTGTTAAAGGTTTTGTGATTGACGATGAGAGGCTCAAGGGGACCGGCGGGGGAGATTATTGGAAAGAATTGCTTGATCGCATCCGTGATATTCGAAGCAGTGAAAAAGCTCTTTATCGTCAGGTGTTGGATTTGTATGCTACGAGCATTGATTATGATCCTCATGGTTCTGAATCAATTGCATTTTTTAAGGTGGTGCAAAACAAACTTCATTATGCGACCAATCAGTACACCGCCGCGGAAACAATCGCCGAAAGAGCCGATGCCAAAAAAGATTTTATGGGACTGACCACTTTTGCTGGAGTATTGCCAATATTATCTGAAGTTACAGTGGCAAAAAACTATCTTACCGAAGACGAATTGTTTCGGCTCAACCGCATGGTTTCGGCATTCTTTGATTTGGCTGAAATAAAAGCCCGAGAAAAACAAAAAATGCGTATGGTTGATTGGGTGGCGGAATTAGATAAATTTGTTAAAAATTATGGCAAGGGTGTGTTACAAAATGCTGGGAAAGTTAGCAATGAACAAGCTACCGAAAAGGCCATCAAAGAATACAGGAAATTTCAGGCCAAAACTCTTTCGCCAGTCGAAAAGGCATATTTAGAAAATATTAAATTGCTCGATAAAAAGGTGAAGAAAAAAATAAAAAACCTATGA
- the dnaG gene encoding DNA primase yields the protein MGTDLEEIKNRLNIVDVLGEYLRLTKTGTNYRALCPFHNEKSPSFMISEDKQIWHCFGCQKGGDIFSFVMEIEGLEFRDALKQLAEKAGVELKKVAPGTVEKKNRTLEILELATKFYEIQLWKGAGKEKIVNYLKERGLTEESIKLFRLGYAPNGWRNMLEFLTKRGYDILEIEKTGLLVRKDEMQTANVKFYDRFRDRIIFPISDYSGKVLGYSARVAPGGDESQAKYVNSPETEVYHKSKALYGIDKAKSEIKQKDFALLVEGNMDVIAASQAGIKNVVAVSGTALTPTQLDTLKRYTKNLKMLFDMDAAGEAATKKSIKLALEKNITVQIVELPFGKDAADVAKNNPEKLRQAIEKAKSAMEYLYDKAFSSFDRSRAEGKKKISEALLEMVASLSSEVEKSHWIKKLAQGLDISEQALTAELKKAKLVSRISASVRTQAVASVPIDDRQKIDILLEELAGLVLVSGVIWEELSEKNEYHSYFSRLELLGIMLSRGMELDFDFNNLLSVLSREQKLYAEKLFFRKKFRLGLKNTLEEVLPEEFPKEFGEILAELKKEIKKTKLLQITKDLELAEKNGDQAALKFLRGEFEKILTE from the coding sequence ATGGGAACAGACCTCGAAGAGATCAAAAACCGCCTGAATATTGTGGATGTTTTGGGTGAATATCTGCGTTTGACGAAGACAGGGACCAATTATCGGGCGCTCTGTCCTTTTCATAATGAGAAAAGCCCGTCTTTTATGATCAGTGAGGACAAGCAGATCTGGCATTGTTTTGGTTGTCAAAAAGGCGGAGATATTTTTTCCTTTGTGATGGAAATTGAAGGTTTGGAATTTCGTGACGCTTTGAAACAGCTGGCGGAAAAGGCGGGAGTGGAGTTGAAGAAAGTCGCTCCTGGCACGGTTGAGAAAAAAAATCGCACACTGGAAATTTTGGAACTGGCGACGAAATTTTATGAGATCCAACTTTGGAAAGGGGCGGGCAAAGAAAAAATTGTGAACTATCTGAAAGAGCGGGGACTGACTGAAGAATCAATCAAACTTTTTCGTTTGGGTTATGCGCCCAATGGTTGGCGCAACATGTTAGAATTTTTGACCAAGCGCGGTTATGATATTTTGGAAATTGAAAAGACTGGCCTTTTAGTGCGCAAAGATGAAATGCAGACGGCCAACGTGAAATTTTATGATCGCTTTCGTGACCGAATCATTTTCCCCATCAGTGATTATTCCGGCAAAGTTTTGGGCTATAGCGCCCGCGTCGCCCCTGGCGGAGACGAGTCGCAAGCGAAATATGTCAATTCGCCGGAAACAGAAGTCTATCACAAAAGTAAAGCGCTCTACGGAATTGATAAGGCCAAAAGTGAGATCAAACAGAAAGATTTTGCGTTGCTCGTCGAAGGGAATATGGATGTGATTGCAGCAAGTCAAGCAGGGATCAAAAATGTGGTGGCAGTCTCCGGAACGGCGCTTACCCCGACACAACTCGATACTTTGAAACGCTACACAAAAAATCTCAAGATGCTGTTTGATATGGACGCGGCCGGCGAAGCGGCAACGAAAAAAAGTATCAAGTTGGCGCTGGAAAAAAATATCACTGTCCAAATTGTGGAGTTGCCGTTTGGAAAAGATGCGGCTGATGTGGCGAAAAACAATCCGGAGAAATTACGTCAAGCGATCGAAAAAGCCAAAAGCGCGATGGAATATCTCTATGACAAAGCTTTTTCTTCGTTTGATCGCAGCCGGGCGGAGGGCAAAAAAAAGATCAGTGAGGCGCTGTTGGAGATGGTTGCAAGTCTTTCGAGTGAAGTTGAGAAAAGTCATTGGATCAAAAAACTGGCGCAAGGTTTGGATATTTCAGAGCAGGCATTGACGGCAGAGCTAAAAAAGGCTAAGCTGGTGAGTAGAATATCGGCGAGCGTTAGAACTCAAGCTGTCGCGTCTGTCCCAATCGACGACCGGCAAAAAATAGATATATTGCTTGAAGAGCTGGCCGGCTTGGTGCTCGTTTCCGGAGTGATCTGGGAGGAGCTGTCAGAAAAAAATGAATACCATTCCTATTTTTCGCGCCTTGAGTTGCTCGGCATCATGCTATCGCGGGGAATGGAGCTTGACTTTGATTTCAACAATCTGCTTAGTGTGCTTTCGCGGGAGCAAAAACTCTACGCCGAAAAGCTTTTTTTTCGCAAGAAGTTCCGCTTGGGACTGAAAAATACATTAGAAGAAGTGCTGCCGGAAGAATTTCCCAAGGAGTTTGGGGAGATTTTGGCAGAGTTGAAAAAAGAGATTAAGAAGACGAAACTGTTGCAGATTACAAAGGATCTGGAGTTGGCTGAAAAGAATGGCGACCAAGCAGCACTTAAATTTTTGAGAGGAGAGTTTGAAAAAATACTCACGGAGTAA
- the rpoD gene encoding RNA polymerase sigma factor RpoD — protein MAKKKGPFKIKKSLPKKNKQKKQIKKINPPAGGKKTMPLKKKSKPVKVKTEKKKTPKKVSKNPAKKPVVLKRKDEKKPTSKKTAGRFTIKIKPKNKPKTAEKPKKESKQKKVLSEKKVETETKKKNQIEDLVYRSKQRGFITEDEILHAFPDAERDIEKLEELYDQLEKSSIKVISSDEMIKFETDKISEDFESEKPNKKGKSTRKDNLAAGISDDVSSDLVQMYLREIGRVELLSTAEEVALAKRIEKDDLAAKQRMTEANLRLVVSIAKKYVGRSHNLSLLDLIQEGNIGLFRAVEKFDYRKGYKFSTYATWWIRQAVTRALADQSRTIRIPVHMVETINKYTQITRRLVQDLGREPLPEEIAVEMGVEVEKIRHIQKISQETVSLETTVGDSDDDSVLGDFVEDTETVMPNQLASRKMLKEHVEEILKDLTPREQKILKIRFGLEDGVTHTLEEVGQEFGVTRERIRQIEAKALEKIRDHKTIKKLRDY, from the coding sequence ATGGCCAAGAAAAAAGGACCGTTTAAAATAAAAAAAAGTTTGCCTAAAAAAAATAAACAAAAGAAACAAATTAAGAAAATTAATCCGCCAGCTGGTGGAAAGAAAACTATGCCCTTGAAAAAGAAATCAAAACCGGTCAAAGTCAAGACCGAAAAGAAAAAGACGCCTAAAAAAGTATCTAAAAATCCGGCAAAAAAGCCAGTAGTTTTGAAGCGCAAAGATGAAAAAAAACCGACCTCCAAAAAGACTGCCGGGCGTTTTACGATCAAGATCAAGCCCAAGAACAAGCCGAAAACAGCTGAAAAACCCAAGAAAGAAAGCAAGCAAAAAAAAGTGCTGAGTGAAAAAAAAGTTGAAACAGAGACGAAGAAAAAAAACCAGATTGAAGATCTGGTCTATCGTTCCAAGCAACGTGGCTTCATCACCGAAGATGAAATTTTACATGCCTTTCCTGATGCAGAACGCGACATTGAAAAACTGGAAGAGCTCTATGATCAATTAGAAAAAAGCAGCATCAAAGTAATCAGTTCAGACGAGATGATCAAGTTCGAGACGGATAAGATTTCCGAAGATTTTGAAAGTGAAAAACCGAACAAAAAAGGCAAGTCGACGCGCAAGGATAATTTGGCTGCCGGAATTTCCGATGATGTTTCATCGGATTTGGTTCAGATGTACCTGCGCGAAATCGGACGGGTGGAATTACTTTCCACGGCCGAAGAAGTTGCTCTCGCAAAAAGAATAGAAAAAGACGATCTAGCTGCCAAACAAAGAATGACAGAAGCTAACTTGCGTCTTGTTGTGAGTATCGCTAAAAAATATGTCGGCCGTTCGCACAATCTGTCACTGCTTGATCTGATCCAAGAAGGGAACATCGGACTTTTCCGCGCAGTCGAAAAATTTGATTATCGCAAAGGCTACAAATTTTCCACCTATGCTACTTGGTGGATCCGCCAAGCGGTGACGCGCGCATTGGCTGACCAATCCAGAACAATCAGAATTCCCGTGCATATGGTGGAGACGATCAATAAATATACCCAAATCACAAGACGGCTTGTCCAGGACTTGGGACGCGAACCGTTGCCGGAAGAGATTGCGGTGGAAATGGGCGTGGAAGTGGAAAAGATCCGTCACATCCAAAAGATTTCCCAAGAAACGGTTTCTTTGGAAACGACAGTGGGAGACAGTGATGATGATTCAGTTTTGGGCGATTTCGTGGAAGACACAGAAACTGTCATGCCTAATCAGTTGGCATCAAGAAAAATGCTCAAGGAACATGTCGAAGAAATCTTGAAAGATCTGACTCCGCGCGAACAAAAGATTTTGAAAATCCGGTTTGGCCTCGAAGACGGCGTGACCCACACGCTCGAAGAAGTCGGCCAAGAGTTTGGCGTCACCCGCGAACGCATCCGGCAAATCGAAGCCAAGGCGTTGGAAAAGATCCGGGATCATAAGACGATCAAGAAGCTGAGGGATTATTAG
- a CDS encoding ATP-binding cassette domain-containing protein, producing the protein MIKVENLTKKFGSVKAVDNLSFEIHSGEVLGFLGPNGAGKTTTMRMLTGFLSSDKGKILIDGVDIEKDSIAAQKKIGYLPENNPLYKNMQVAEFLDLAASLHQIAAEKKAEAFEFVVKAVGIEKVFHRPIGELSKGYKQRVGIAAALIHKPQIIIMDEPTEGLDPNQRAEIRQLIKDLAKEHTIILSTHVMQEASAVCSRLLIISQGKLVADGTADDLSRLSQKEKVLNFELEGREIEARLSVLAHLKKLEVTKKENERIEGKLILEEGHTAQKDIAKLTWENHWIVWNLHEEEQKLEEIFQVLTKS; encoded by the coding sequence ATGATCAAAGTCGAGAATCTGACCAAGAAATTTGGTAGTGTGAAAGCGGTAGATAATTTGTCCTTCGAGATTCATTCTGGCGAAGTGTTGGGATTTCTCGGACCCAACGGCGCCGGCAAGACGACGACGATGCGGATGCTGACCGGTTTTCTCTCTTCGGACAAAGGTAAGATTTTGATTGACGGAGTGGATATCGAAAAAGACTCAATCGCGGCGCAAAAAAAGATCGGGTACTTGCCGGAAAACAATCCGCTCTACAAAAATATGCAAGTGGCGGAATTTCTGGATCTAGCCGCTAGTCTGCATCAGATTGCGGCGGAGAAAAAAGCGGAAGCGTTTGAGTTTGTTGTGAAGGCGGTCGGGATTGAAAAAGTATTCCATCGTCCGATTGGGGAGCTCTCTAAGGGTTATAAGCAACGGGTGGGGATTGCGGCGGCACTGATCCACAAACCGCAGATTATCATCATGGACGAGCCGACGGAAGGCTTGGATCCGAATCAGCGCGCAGAAATTCGTCAGTTGATCAAAGATTTAGCTAAAGAGCACACCATCATTCTTAGCACTCACGTGATGCAAGAGGCTTCGGCTGTTTGCAGTCGGCTCCTGATCATCAGCCAAGGAAAATTGGTCGCCGATGGAACAGCTGATGATCTTTCCCGCTTGTCTCAAAAAGAAAAAGTGTTGAATTTCGAACTGGAAGGCCGGGAAATTGAAGCGCGGCTCAGTGTTTTGGCGCATTTGAAAAAACTGGAAGTTACTAAAAAAGAAAATGAGCGTATCGAAGGCAAGTTGATTTTGGAAGAAGGGCATACGGCGCAAAAAGATATTGCCAAGCTGACCTGGGAAAATCATTGGATCGTTTGGAATTTGCATGAAGAAGAACAGAAACTGGAAGAAATTTTCCAAGTGTTGACTAAATCCTAG
- a CDS encoding Gldg family protein produces MKNILTIIKKELRNYFNNPTAYIIILAFLFLWEFLFFRNVFLVGEASLRGLFDILPWILLIIVPALTMGTLAEEKSEGTLEFLLTHPLQQAQLIIGKFLSIVIFFALTLLFIFPLAWSLGKFGNLDWGQIFSQYLASIFAVSVLASLGIVISGLFSSQISAFLITIIASFFLIISGTELMTARLPFELAPFFEQLSLSTHFNSMARGVIDLRDLWYFVSLSAVFLGLAYLGLVKNKYGNRKSAFRNIKLAVSLLAGIFVLSNIIGVNIPGRLDLTEEKIYTLSDTTRGIAGNLPDVVNVTLYASDKLPAQLQPVLRETKDILADYQAFSKGNIHVSDKNPSGDTAIAKEAASLGVTPMQFNVVSQEQFQVNEGYLGLAVSYGGKHESIPFVQNVNDLEYQLTSFIKELTAENKPKVGFVSGHGEKALASDYTILQKELAKQFEIVPVAVAGAEPAASSKDTTTANKTKSATSTPAPVKSFSIPTGLKVLVIAGPTQDFSDEEKKAVADFIANGGSVFFMIDGTTISPENMSVAVNEKSLADFVKEQTGVEVGKDLVYDLKSNQAVGFGGAGQSRVVLPYPFWIQAIRDKNSLPIATKLENILLPWSSSLTADSGVIDGKGWDAVDLFSSSAYGGTQSAQFNITPNQKFSQSGLGQKVLALALAPKAGDKNQSHVIVVGSSNFISDQFLQNGQANLSFALDTFSWLGQESSLGNIKIKNLDERKLVFDNSDDPNLIKFGNLAFVFLAVSGYGTLRLWRRKKRKNDVYEA; encoded by the coding sequence ATGAAAAACATTCTAACGATTATCAAAAAAGAACTGCGGAACTATTTTAACAATCCGACCGCCTACATCATTATTCTGGCCTTTTTATTCCTCTGGGAATTTCTCTTTTTTCGTAATGTTTTTTTGGTCGGCGAAGCTTCTCTGCGCGGGCTGTTTGATATCTTGCCTTGGATATTGCTTATCATCGTGCCGGCGCTTACGATGGGAACGCTCGCAGAGGAAAAAAGTGAAGGCACTTTGGAATTTTTGCTCACTCATCCTTTGCAACAAGCACAGCTAATTATCGGAAAATTTTTGAGCATCGTGATTTTTTTTGCCCTGACCCTTCTTTTCATTTTTCCGCTCGCCTGGAGTTTGGGCAAATTTGGTAATCTCGATTGGGGACAAATCTTCAGTCAATATTTAGCCAGTATTTTTGCTGTGTCGGTTCTCGCGAGTCTTGGAATTGTCATTTCCGGTCTTTTTTCCAGTCAGATTTCCGCTTTTCTCATAACGATCATTGCCAGTTTTTTTCTGATCATTTCCGGCACGGAATTGATGACCGCCAGATTGCCATTTGAGCTTGCGCCTTTTTTTGAACAACTTTCGCTTTCCACCCATTTCAATTCAATGGCACGCGGGGTGATTGATTTGCGCGATCTGTGGTATTTCGTTTCGCTCTCAGCGGTTTTTCTTGGTCTGGCCTATCTCGGACTTGTGAAAAATAAATATGGCAACCGAAAGTCCGCATTTCGCAATATCAAATTAGCAGTGAGTTTGCTTGCGGGAATTTTTGTCCTCTCGAATATTATCGGAGTAAATATTCCTGGGCGGCTTGATCTGACTGAGGAAAAAATTTATACACTGTCTGACACGACGCGGGGCATCGCTGGGAATTTGCCGGACGTGGTCAATGTCACGCTGTATGCTTCCGATAAATTGCCGGCTCAGTTGCAACCAGTCTTGCGAGAAACGAAAGATATCTTGGCTGACTATCAGGCTTTTTCCAAAGGCAATATTCACGTCAGCGATAAAAATCCGTCGGGCGACACTGCAATTGCCAAGGAAGCGGCGTCTCTTGGCGTAACTCCGATGCAATTCAATGTAGTTTCTCAGGAGCAGTTTCAAGTCAATGAGGGTTACTTGGGTCTGGCGGTTTCTTATGGCGGAAAGCACGAGAGCATCCCTTTTGTGCAGAATGTCAATGATCTGGAATACCAACTGACCAGTTTTATCAAAGAATTGACGGCGGAGAATAAACCGAAAGTCGGATTTGTTTCCGGGCATGGCGAGAAGGCGCTGGCTAGTGACTATACAATTTTACAAAAAGAATTAGCCAAGCAATTTGAAATTGTACCAGTTGCGGTGGCGGGAGCAGAACCAGCCGCATCAAGCAAAGACACTACAACTGCGAATAAAACCAAAAGCGCGACGAGTACTCCCGCGCCGGTCAAAAGTTTTTCTATCCCAACAGGTCTTAAGGTGCTGGTGATTGCCGGACCGACACAGGATTTTTCCGATGAAGAAAAAAAAGCCGTGGCAGATTTCATCGCCAATGGCGGAAGCGTCTTTTTTATGATTGATGGAACGACAATTTCTCCTGAGAATATGAGTGTGGCGGTGAATGAAAAGAGTCTGGCTGATTTTGTTAAAGAACAGACGGGCGTTGAAGTGGGGAAAGATCTTGTGTATGATCTAAAATCCAATCAAGCGGTTGGCTTTGGAGGAGCGGGACAATCTCGGGTTGTTTTGCCCTATCCATTTTGGATTCAAGCCATTAGGGATAAAAATTCTTTGCCGATTGCCACTAAGCTGGAAAATATTCTTTTGCCTTGGAGCAGTTCTTTGACTGCGGATAGTGGCGTGATTGATGGGAAGGGTTGGGATGCGGTTGATCTATTTAGTTCCTCGGCTTATGGCGGGACGCAATCGGCTCAATTTAACATCACACCGAACCAGAAATTCAGCCAGAGCGGACTCGGGCAAAAGGTACTGGCTCTAGCCCTCGCACCAAAAGCGGGAGATAAAAATCAGTCGCACGTGATTGTTGTCGGTAGTTCTAATTTCATTTCTGATCAGTTTTTGCAAAATGGCCAAGCCAATCTGTCTTTTGCGCTGGATACTTTTTCTTGGCTCGGACAAGAGAGTTCGCTGGGGAATATAAAGATCAAAAATTTGGATGAGCGAAAATTGGTTTTTGACAATAGCGATGATCCCAATTTGATCAAATTCGGAAACTTGGCTTTCGTATTCCTCGCTGTTTCCGGCTATGGCACACTGCGTCTCTGGAGGCGAAAGAAAAGGAAAAACGATGTCTATGAAGCTTAA
- a CDS encoding RNA polymerase sigma factor, whose protein sequence is MQNKAVKNNAFEKLTDEEIVEKVRLENQEFYAYLMERYQSKLLRYANNLVKDEHRAKDVVQEAFISAFVNLNGFNLKKKFSSWIYRIVHNEALNVLKKYQKELPMLPEFDFESVEDLEKDYSQKEIVAAVEKCLAKLPLAYSEPLALYCIEEKSYEEIGDILKLPQGTVATRISRAKLLMKKVCQKNQ, encoded by the coding sequence ATGCAAAATAAAGCTGTCAAAAATAACGCTTTTGAAAAACTGACCGATGAAGAGATTGTGGAAAAAGTTCGATTGGAAAATCAGGAATTTTATGCGTACTTGATGGAGCGGTATCAATCCAAGCTTTTGCGCTATGCTAATAATTTAGTTAAAGATGAGCACCGCGCCAAAGATGTTGTGCAGGAAGCTTTTATCAGCGCCTTTGTTAATCTTAATGGGTTTAATCTCAAGAAAAAATTTTCCAGCTGGATCTATCGCATCGTGCACAACGAGGCGCTCAATGTTTTGAAAAAATATCAAAAAGAACTGCCGATGCTTCCAGAGTTTGATTTTGAAAGCGTGGAAGATTTGGAAAAAGATTATTCGCAAAAAGAAATTGTCGCCGCGGTGGAAAAATGTTTAGCCAAACTCCCGCTGGCTTATTCCGAGCCGCTAGCGCTATATTGCATCGAAGAAAAATCCTACGAAGAGATCGGTGATATCTTAAAGCTACCGCAGGGGACAGTGGCAACTAGGATCAGTCGCGCAAAATTATTAATGAAAAAAGTATGCCAAAAGAATCAGTAA
- a CDS encoding type IIL restriction-modification enzyme MmeI, translated as MPLSWNEIKSRAIEFSKEWEDEGSEDAEAKSFWDGFFNVLGLTRRRLAQFEVHVKKYGGNQGFVDLFWSGMLLVEHKSKGRSLDNAYGKNPLQFFSGEGGTFIRVV; from the coding sequence ATGCCACTATCATGGAATGAAATAAAATCAAGAGCGATTGAATTTTCCAAAGAATGGGAAGATGAAGGCTCGGAAGACGCGGAAGCCAAATCTTTTTGGGATGGATTTTTCAATGTGCTTGGATTGACTCGGAGGCGTTTGGCGCAATTTGAAGTGCATGTGAAAAAATACGGAGGAAATCAAGGTTTTGTTGATTTGTTTTGGTCGGGGATGCTTTTGGTTGAACATAAGTCCAAAGGAAGAAGTTTGGACAACGCCTATGGCAAAAACCCCCTTCAATTCTTCAGCGGAGAGGGTGGAACTTTTATTCGGGTTGTATAA
- a CDS encoding sugar phosphate nucleotidyltransferase, which produces MKGIILAGGTATRLFPLTATTSKQLLPVYDRQMIFYPLNVLIKAGIKEILIIVAPEHSGQFINLLGSIFEGVGIHLEFRVQKIPKGLADAFILGETFIGDDSVAMALGDNIFEDDLSAKIKKFGKGGLVFAKKVTDPERFGVVEFDGDDKAISIEEKPKKPKSDFAVTGFYVYDNQVVKIAKSLKPSVRGEIEITDINKRYMKMGELKVEKIRGAWLDAGTYDSLLEASLVVKKKEIYKHFDPAIDEAIAQFNRELKTIAKKKLS; this is translated from the coding sequence ATGAAAGGTATAATTTTAGCCGGTGGAACGGCGACGCGGCTGTTTCCGCTCACCGCGACTACTTCCAAACAACTCCTTCCGGTCTATGATCGGCAGATGATCTTCTATCCCCTAAACGTGCTCATTAAAGCCGGCATCAAGGAAATCCTCATTATTGTGGCGCCAGAACACTCTGGGCAATTCATCAATCTTTTGGGTTCGATTTTTGAAGGCGTAGGAATTCATCTAGAATTTCGCGTGCAAAAAATTCCCAAAGGTCTCGCTGATGCGTTTATCCTTGGTGAAACTTTCATCGGCGACGACTCTGTAGCGATGGCTCTGGGGGATAATATTTTTGAAGATGACTTGAGTGCTAAAATTAAAAAATTTGGAAAAGGCGGATTAGTCTTTGCTAAAAAAGTAACTGATCCGGAACGCTTTGGCGTGGTGGAATTCGATGGAGATGATAAAGCGATTTCCATCGAGGAAAAACCCAAAAAACCAAAAAGTGATTTCGCTGTCACAGGCTTTTATGTCTATGACAATCAAGTGGTAAAAATTGCCAAGAGTTTGAAGCCCTCCGTGCGGGGAGAAATTGAAATCACTGATATCAATAAACGCTATATGAAAATGGGGGAGTTGAAAGTGGAAAAGATCCGTGGCGCCTGGCTTGATGCGGGAACCTACGATTCGCTTTTGGAAGCAAGCTTGGTCGTGAAGAAAAAAGAAATCTATAAACACTTCGACCCAGCCATCGATGAAGCAATTGCCCAGTTTAATCGAGAGCTAAAAACAATTGCCAAAAAGAAATTGAGCTAA
- a CDS encoding DUF4340 domain-containing protein gives MLKILTGVFIVMAVIVALPFVGRMINGNKDASAPKNISLNFSDFSESSVGKIVIKNASAEKTLSFQDGKWLIGNDEADAQKVADFFTELKGLKVGEMVSQTETNQAKFGVDSASAIQLIITKNGQDNIFLVGKASSVPNQFYMRKDGIKNTYLVESALRDKLTWDATKWQKSAPDASADKTAPTNNAPTKTTPTSKSSSI, from the coding sequence ATGCTAAAAATTTTAACAGGCGTTTTTATTGTCATGGCCGTGATTGTTGCCCTGCCTTTTGTCGGTCGGATGATTAATGGGAACAAGGATGCCAGCGCGCCCAAAAATATCAGTCTTAATTTTTCGGATTTCTCGGAAAGTTCTGTGGGGAAAATTGTGATTAAAAATGCCAGTGCGGAAAAAACGCTTTCTTTCCAGGACGGAAAATGGCTGATTGGCAATGATGAAGCAGACGCTCAAAAAGTGGCTGACTTTTTTACGGAACTCAAGGGTCTTAAAGTCGGAGAAATGGTTTCTCAAACCGAAACTAATCAAGCTAAATTTGGCGTTGACAGTGCAAGTGCTATTCAACTGATCATCACAAAAAACGGCCAAGACAATATTTTCCTAGTGGGAAAAGCCAGCAGTGTGCCTAACCAGTTTTATATGCGAAAAGACGGAATCAAAAACACCTATCTGGTGGAAAGCGCCCTGCGAGACAAACTGACTTGGGACGCAACCAAATGGCAAAAATCCGCTCCTGATGCAAGTGCGGACAAGACCGCACCTACCAACAATGCGCCAACCAAAACCACTCCTACCTCAAAATCTTCTAGCATTTAG
- a CDS encoding TspO/MBR family protein, translating to MNNYNWYSQLIKPSWSPPAWLFGPVWTFLYAVIAVSFGKVFWLVFKKEISWIIALPFVLNLIFNLAFTPLQFGLKNNLLAAVDILLVLGTLIWALMAIYPHARWITYVNIPYLLWVTFATVLQLTITYLNR from the coding sequence ATGAATAACTACAATTGGTATTCGCAACTAATTAAGCCCTCCTGGTCTCCGCCGGCTTGGCTGTTTGGTCCTGTCTGGACTTTTCTTTATGCTGTCATTGCGGTTTCGTTCGGTAAAGTTTTTTGGCTGGTTTTCAAAAAAGAAATTTCCTGGATTATCGCTTTGCCGTTCGTGCTTAATCTGATTTTCAACCTTGCTTTCACGCCGTTGCAGTTCGGGCTTAAAAATAATCTGCTGGCTGCTGTCGATATTTTGCTCGTCCTTGGGACACTTATTTGGGCGCTCATGGCGATTTATCCGCACGCGCGCTGGATCACTTATGTCAATATTCCCTATTTGCTCTGGGTAACTTTTGCCACTGTTTTGCAGCTGACCATTACGTATCTCAATCGATAA